AGAGACCCATACTTGGCTCTCCTTCGTGCCTCActgttctccatctccctcaGATGGAGGTAAGATCCATATCAAGAGTGCGAACTACGGTCGTCGTCAACACGATATTTGTTCTATTGGGCGCCCTGATAACCAACTCACCGACACCAACTGCCTCAGCCAATCCTCCACCAGCAAGATGGCAGAAAGGTACTAGAACCTGTAACTCCTTGGCTGTAGTGTAAACAACCACCAGCAAGATGGCAGAAATGTGCTGGAacctgttgtgtttacctgtatgAACTCATGACCTCAACATGTCTTTGAAACACAGATGCGGTGGGAAGAGCGAGTGTATTGTCCCTGCATCCAATTTCGTTTTTGGAGACCCCTGTGTCGGGACTTATAAGTACCTGGACACCAAATACTCCTGTGTCCAACAGCAAGAAACAAGTCAGTCTCAATGTGTGCTAATAATATTTAGTGGTGGGCACCGATATCCATATTTGGATTCGACGTAATGTCGGTATGACTGTGGCATGTTGGGATATTGTTTAATTCTCCTACCCACTTAATCTTGTAAAAAAGTAAGCTCAGCTGATTGCTAGAAAATGAATATAATGGGTTGGTTCCCCTATGGTACCAGCTTGTTAACGTTTGTTTCTCCAAGTGTAAACCACCCTCACCTGCTAACTAACCCTAGCAAGCTGTGGATATGTAACTTCTTTAGTTTGagtagcctatagggaggtcagagacctggcagtgtggtgccaagatGCCAAAGGAACtggtagtggactacaggaaactggAGGGCCGAGCCCCTCCCTGCCAGGAGGCTAAAAGGATTGGTATCAGCCCTCTGATCCTGAATTCTACACCATTGAGAGCtttttgactggctgcatcaccactagGTATGGCATCTGaccacaaggtgctacagagggtatcgcgtacggcccagtacatgcATCAGGATTTCGACACCGTGTGTCGGCAGGCCCTACATTGTCAATGACTCGCGCCACCCAAGTTATACTGGTCTCTGCTACTCCATAACAAATGGTAcggatgcaccaagtctggaaccaacaggaccctgaacggCTGCTACATCCCCCAAGCCATAACTGCTGAatgactatctgcattgaccctttttgcagtaACTTTTTTTGACTTGTCTCATATGCTGCTGCTGTTCCTTGTTAAATTGACATATCTAGCTCAATTAGCCAGCAAGAACATGGAAGGGAAGTGTCTCAAGTTTATTTGATGCTTGTGCACTTAATCtggtttaccatgtttcagtgaaTGGTAACTAGCTAGCGCAACTCCCACAGTTTTGTAGGGTTTATAGCCAATCTGACAGATGGCACAAACTGCACAGATTAGGTGTAGCGGGTTGACTTTATTTTTTCACCCGTTTAGGTCTAGCCAGCCAGTTTCCTTAAAATGTTAGCATTTCGAGAACTGCTCATAAGGAAGTGAAACTAAAAGGTAATGGTGGAAGATGACGCGCTTAACTTTTTGTACTTTGGTTCATGCTAACGAGTTTATAATGACTTTTAGAAAATGCACCTGAAATCAACATTCCCTGGTAGTGCCCATCACTAACACTTCACCAGGCTAATGTATGTCTTAATTTGTCTGGCCGGTGGTgtaactcctgtgttgtctttgcAGTAAGCAGCATCATATGTGAAGGCTCTGATTCTCAACTACTATGTGGTAAGCTGGTCAACACTACCGTACAGTTTTAATCGTGTGGTGACGTGTATATTAGTCACTAGCCCACACCAACACCAAGGTTTGTCCTTTCTCTTCCTCAGATCGAGGTGAGATCCGTATTCAGCGTGCCAACTATGGTCGTCGTCAACACGATGTGTGTTCCATTGGGCGCCCACATCAACAACTCAAAAACACCAACTGCCTCAGCCAATCCACCACCAGCAAAATGGCAGAAAGGTACTGAAACCTTCAGTGTGCATTTAGCTGTTGGAAGTCATTGGCTGTGGTGTTAACCTCTCCCTGTTGACACACAGGTGTGATGGAAAGCGCCAGTGTATCGTCAAGGTATCCAACTCTGTGTTCGGTGACCCCTGTGTCGGAACCTATAAGTACTTGGATGTGGCTTACACCTGTGACTGAATGTGAGTTTTGTATAGGTGCACAATTCGtgttgtattttacctttatttagcatggcagttaagaacaaattcttaacttcaatgactgcctaggaacagtgggttgactgcctgtTCAGAGCAGAAAGAAATATTTGAACATTGTCAGCTCATGATTtgtacttgcaacctttcggttactagtccaactctctaaccactaggctaccctgctgacgATTTTGTCTTGCAGGACATCTTCCTGGGGAACCTGAAGATGTACAAGGCTTCTGGGATATCTTCATCAGGTCGTGCTGTTTTCCTCCAACCTCTAAATCAACTTCAATGACTATTGTAAACCTGTGTACATTGTGCTGAAGCATTACTTAAACCATTTCTGAACTGTGGTTGTTGGTCTGAATTAAACGAAGCGGCAGGAAGACGATACTAGTTGCCTCTTGTACATTAATAAATGTCACACCAATATTACTGAACATGTGTCCTTTATTCTCTCTTACTGGTCCTAATTTGTATGCATCAACAGCTAATCTGGTCACAAAGCAGGCCTGGATGGGTAAACATTTTAATACAATGTGTAGACCCTACAAACCTTGATCGTTAAGTGGTTGGCTCATGAACCAAATGTTCCCTTGCTGTGTAGATTCAGTTTGACTATTTAATCTGGTAATAAACATACTTGCAGGGATGCTGCCCAACCACATCATATTCGTCATCCAACAGCCTCTTAGCCAGAGACAAAGGGTCAATGGC
This genomic window from Oncorhynchus nerka isolate Pitt River linkage group LG2, Oner_Uvic_2.0, whole genome shotgun sequence contains:
- the LOC135572579 gene encoding L-rhamnose-binding lectin CSL3-like yields the protein MRMLRLTVVTLLATACCTLTDGAISITCEGSDALLQCDGGKIHIKSANYGRRQHDICSIGRPDNQLTDTNCLSQSSTSKMAERCGGKSECIVPASNFVFGDPCVGTYKYLDTKYSCVQQQETISSIICEGSDSQLLCDRGEIRIQRANYGRRQHDVCSIGRPHQQLKNTNCLSQSTTSKMAERCDGKRQCIVKVSNSVFGDPCVGTYKYLDVAYTCD